ATTTTTTTTATGAATGTTCCAGTGGGAATTTTAGCGGCTTTTTTAGTGCGTATGTTGGTAGAAGATCCGCCGACGGCACGCAAGCAGACTGTGCCGTCCATCGACTATATGGGCTTGGGATTGATTGCCTTAGGACTGGGGGCATTACAGATTGTTCTGGACAAGGGGCAGCAGGAAGACTGGTTTGACAGTTCCTTTATTCTGCTGTTTGCCGTTATTTCTGCGGTGGCGTTGGTCTTGGCTGTTATGTGGCTGTTGAAGCAGGAGAAGCCGGTGGTGGAACTGCGTTTACTCTCCATGCCCAGCTTTGGCTTGCCTTGTATTATGATGTTTTTTGTGGGGTTTGCCTTGTACTCTGGGACGGCGCTGCTGCCCATGCTGGTGCAGACCTATTACGGCTATGACGCTACCTTGGCAGGTTTGCTGTTATCTCCAGGCGGGCTTGTGGTATTTTTCCTTATGCCGTTGGTGGGCAAGCTGGTGAACCTCGTACAAGCAAGGTACTTAGTGGCTTTCGGCATGGCGGCTATGGCAGGGGGCATGTGGGCTACAAGCCTACTTACGCCGCAAAGCGATTATGAAATGTTTGTGATGGTTCGTATCCTGCAAACGATTGGCTTGCCATTCTTGTTTATACCGGTAACGACGCTGGCTTTTTCTCGTATTCCTCCTGCGCAGAGCAGCAATGCTTCGGCCATTATTTCCCTCATGCGCAATCTAGGGGGCAGCGTAGGGATCGCCTTGGTGACGAACGAAATGATTCACAGTCAGCAACGGGAGCAGGCGTATTTGGTACAGCATTTGAGCGCAGCAGAGCCGGTGTATAATCAGGCTCTGGCAGCGGCGAAACAGGCGCTTTTGCAGTTAGGCGTTTCTCCTAACGATGCCGGTCCGATGGCGATGGGGAAGCTCTATCAGGAAATGCTGCATCAAGCAGGCATTCTGGCGTACCGGGACGCTTTTCTGTTCTTGGCGACCTTGCTCTGCATTATGGCAGTGGGGGCTCTTTTCATGCCGAATAACCTGAAAAAGAAAGAAGTTGAAGCAGGTAAAACTGCGGCGATTAGTGAAGCGTAGACCGGCGGCGCAACAGCAAGTGGCAAACTATATAATGTGACTTCAAAATGGGTCAAACCTAGCGCAGTAATTTTCCTAACGAAAATGTCATAAAATGGTTTTGTGTATGGGGAAAAGTGTTATACTAAAACCAAAGTTCTTCTTGTTTTTGTTTGGTTATCCCAGAAGGCCGCGCAGCGGTTGTTCTTTAAAAAGGTGGTGCAGCAAATGCAAGTCAGCAGCTCCTATTCATCGGCGCTTCGCTCCTATCAGCAAAGCTCCCATAAAATTAATAATGACATGACGCAGATTGCTAGTGGCAAGAAAATCAACAGTGCCGCCGACAATCCTGCATATTTGGTTATCCTGCAGAATATGGAAGGTCAGTCGCGAGGCTATGAGCAGGCGATTCGCAATACGCAGGACACGACATCAATGCTCTATACAGCCGAAGGCGCGGCAGGAGATTCGGCAGCGGTGCTCCAGGATATGCGCGCCTTGAGTGTGCAAGCAGGAGACGGGACCCTGACCGCGGAAGATCGTTCCTATCTTCAGACGCAAATGACGCAGTTAAGCAGCCAGCTCACGACAAATGCCAATGGAGCCAACTTTAACGGCATGGCGACCAATAATGGTTCTTTAGCCGGATTCCAGGCGCAGATCGGCGCTAATTCCGGACAGACCATGAGCGTCGGGCTGCCGGACTTGACGGCCAATGCTTTGGGCGTTAGCGGCGTGGATGTTTCTACGCAAACCTCGGCGCAAAGCGCGATTGCTTCTCTGGACGCGGCGACTCAACAGCTTTCTTCCAGCCGCAGCGGCATTGGGGCGCAGACTAACGCTTTGGAGTATACAGTCAGCGTGTTGACGCAGGCGGATGAAAATACCCAGGCGGCCACTTCGCAAATCGGCGACACTAATACGGCGAAAGCCCTTATGGATTTACGAAACGAACAAGTAAAACAATATGCCAATATTTATGCGATGAAGCAGAATATGACACAACAAAAAAGCAGCATTTCTCTATTGGCTTAAAGAAAAGAAAATGTAAGAGACCGCAACCCATAAGGGCTGCGGTCTTTTTGTATGTATTCAATAACGAGGGGCGTTATAAAAACATCAATTATCTAGCATTTTGTATACTTGTTTTAAATTGCGCAAAAATTAAAAAAGGAAATATCCGTAATGTAGCGAATAACGTACTGTGGTTGCAAATGTGCGTGTAGACAAAACATTTTATAAAGGAGGCGGATCGGTAGATGATTTGGGTGGGAGCTATTATTGTCTTACTTACTTTCGTTGCTATTGTGAAACGCTATGAAACCAGGCTGGTGCTGTTTTTAGGTGGCTTAGCCATGGCTGCTGCTGCTGGGAACCCGTTGGCGGCGATGGATGCCTTTGCTAAGGCCATGGTGAATGAGGGTTTAGTGACGACGATTTGTACGGTTATGGGTTTTTCCTATGTCATGAGCGTGACCAACTGCGATAAGCATTTGGTGCATTTGCTGGCAGGGGGGCTCAAACGGGTGAAACCGATATTGGTGCCTGGTGCTGTCGTGGTGACTTGGGTGCTGAACATTGCCCTGCCTAGTACGGCTGGCTGCGCCGCCGCCGTAGGGGCGGTGCTGATTCCCACTCTGATTCGCTCCGGTGTGCATCCGGCCATGGCTGCGGCCTGCGTTATGTCGGGGACCTTCGGCAGTACTATGAGCCCGGGCCTCAGTCATAATCCATTTGTGGCGAAACTGGCCCAAGTGGACGTTATGACGGTCATAGCCAATCACGCGCCGGCGGTGCTGGTGGTACTGGCCATTGCTGCGCCGATGCTGGCGATTGTGGCTTATTGGCGTAAAGAAGGACCGGACGCAGAGCGTGCCGCTGCCTTTCAGGAAGATGGTCAGAATTTCAAGGTCAATCTGTTGAAGGCGCTTATTCCGGCGCTGCCGTTGCTGCTATTGGTGTTAGGCAGCAAGCAGCTTGGCGTGATTCCAACCGTTACCGTGCCGCAGGCCATGATTATTGGGGCTATGTTAGGATTTTTGGCTACCTTCCAGAATCCCCAAGAACTTTCCAAAGGCTTTTTTAAAGGTATGGGCGATTCGTATGGAGATATTATGGGCATTATCATCGCCGCCGCTGTGTTCACCCAAGGGATGCAGATTATTGGTCTGACCGGCGCGATGATTGAGAAAATGAAAGCCTCCCAGGATATTGCTATTTATGCGGCGACTTTTGGACCGTACTTCTTGGCGATTCTCAGTGGATCCGGCGATGCGGCGGCTCTGGCGTTCAACGGTGCAGTAACGCCCCATGCGGCACAATTTGGCTGGGCTATTAGTGACATGGGTTCTCTAGCTACCATTTCCGGCGCCTTGGGACGCACCATGTCTCCAGTAGCGGGCGGGCTAATTGTCTGTGCCACGATTGCTAAGGTCAATCCTTTTGAGATTGCTAAACGGACAGCGCCAGGCATGGTGCTGGGCGTGATCGCGGTGCTCCTGGTTTTTTCGACGCGTTAAGCATTAAATTTCAAAAAGGATTTCGAAGTGGTAGATTTTTGTTCTTTAATAGGATAGCGCTGATGCGTTGCCGCCTCCTGGATTTACAGGGGGCGGCTTTGCTTTTACCATAAAGATAAAGAAGTATGATGCAGGAAGAAGGCGGACTATGGAGGCCTACTCAATCTTGACCCCGGTTGAAGCGGCAGAATACGTACGGCAGGCGCTGCCCGCGTTTGTCGGCAACAGTCTTTTGACGTTTAAGCGTCTGGCTGGCGATAGCCGCAGCGTAGACGGGCATGTAAACGAAATTACTCGTGTGGCAACGTCGGACGGCCGCTCGCTGATCGTTAAGCAGCTCATGCCGCATGTAAAACTGACGTCTCAAGGAGAAAACTATGAGCTGCCGTTGGGGCGCATGGCTGTTGAGGTGCATGCTTTGCGTTTTTGGGAGCGTCTTTGTCCGGGGACGGTGCCGCAAATTTATCTTTGGGATAATGAGCGAAAACTGTTGCTCTTGGAGGACTTGGGTCGGCTTCGTTTGCTAAGCGAGAGTATTCTTGAGCGCAGGCGTTTTCCGGAAGTGGGGAAGCAGCTAGGAAGGTTTTTGGGGCAAACGGCCTTTTATACATCCGAGCTTTTTCTTAATTTCGAAGAAAAACAGCTACTTCAAACCACCTTTGCCGATGGACAGACCAAGCCGTTTTGGAATCGTTTGTTTTTTCGCAACGCTATACTGAAACCGTCTTTGGAGCAGGTTAATCCGCTCATACGAAAGGAATTAGCGGAATTGTGCGCCTTGTCGCCGGTGCGAAGGGAGGTGGAACGCCTGCAGGAACGCTATGCTTGGCAACGGCAATGTTTGATTCATTCGGATTTGCATACGTCTAATATTTTTGCAGACGAGCGAGAAATCAAGGTCTTTGATGCGGAGTATGCCACCTATGGGCCGGTGGCTTTTGATTTGGGGCGGCTTTTGAGTAGTCTGGTTTTAAGCTATGCCGCCTTGCAGGCTCGTGAGGATGTGGCGGAAGCCGAAAAAAAAGAGTATCAAGAATACCTTTTGAGTTTAATAGAAGAGATTTATCAAGAATTTGGCACTTCCTTTCAAAACGCTTGGGAAGATCATTTAGCCCGAAACAACCCATTTCAAAATCACTACAATCGTTTTTACCGTCAAGTGCGCTTTACCGATACCTTAGGCTTTATTGCCTGTGCTTCTGTAGGGCGCTTGTGTGATGCGGGGCTGCCTTTTGATTTTAAAGAGCTTGTTTGTTCGCAGCGGCAAGCGGTAGGGCAAAGGCTGGTGCTGCGGTTGGCTAAAGAACTGCTGTTAAAGGGAAAGAAGATGACCGAGATAAGTGAGTTGACTGCTTGTTTGCGGCGGCTGGCGGCTAAAGCGGACTAAGCAATATGCTTGTTGAAACAATAAAAGCTTCTTTGACCAAGCCTTTAAGACGGTGCGGCAGAGGAGCTTTGTTGTATCTTTCTCCGCTTGTTGTTCTTGTCCATCGCAGCCCTCCGAATACTCCCTCTACTCCTTGTTGAATAGTTGCTTCTCTGTCGTACCCTCTGATCACTCTGGTTTTTATTTGCAGGATTTTGCTCGCCAGAGCGGAAGTATTGCAAGAGGAAACGCTTTGAGAGGGCGTGAAGAAATTGCAGTTGGAGACGTTGCGGCAGGAATGGAAAACAGAAGGGGACTGGAAGAAAACCCAAGAATTTTGGGATTTACGAGCGGCGGAGTTTGCCGGGAAGGAGCGAGACAGCAGCCGGATGCGTTCTACCCTGTCTTACTTAGAAGGGAAAGGCCTAGTGTGTGCAGGCGCTGCCGTGCTTGACATCGGCTGCGGTCCGGGCGCGTATGCCTTGGAGTTTGCCAGACGCGGCGCCAGCGTGGTAGGAACGGACATATCCGGCAATATGCTGCACTATGCTAGGAATCGTGCCGAGGAAGAAGGCGTGTTGGGAAAAACTGAATTTGTGCAGGCGGTTTGGGAAGCGATTGATTTAAAAATGCAAGGCTGGCAAGGCGCTTTTGATCTGACCTTTGCTTCGATGTGCCCGGGGATCAGCAGTGTGGAGGCGCTGCTGGCGCTTTGCCGCGCCAGTCGCAAAGCGTGTTTCTTAACAACCTTTGCCAGGCGGCGTGATATCATCCGTGAGCAGTTGGGCCGGCAGTTTTTCGGTGAGGCCTACCAAGCTCCTTGGGGGAAAACGCTTTCCTACACTGTGGCGACATTGTTTGCCGCCGGCTACTATCCGGAAGTAACCTATCAGCAAGAAAACTGGCAGTGGGAAATGTCTCTAGGTGATGCGGTTCGGACGTATGCACCATTTTTTAAGGAGGTGTGTTCGTCAGAAGAGGAGCTGGTATCCAGGCTGCAGGCAAGCTTATTGGCGCTGGCGCAGGACGGCAAAGTGGAAGAACGTTCCGAGTCGCTGATTGCGAGAGTGTATTGGCGAGTGGACGAAAAATGAAAATAGCATGGGATATCCTCATAGCGGTAGCTTAAACAAGGAGGATCTGCTACAATTTCTAAGGGACTACCTTGTGAATAAAACAAAGATTTTCTAAGGAGTGTTACTATATATGCAATGGATACATAAAGCTTTGGGTTTGGCAGCGGTCTGCTTTTTTTTGACGACCTGTGCGGTTGAGGCCGCTCCTGTAGTGGAGCCGCCGTTAGTTGTGATTACGCATAATCGTATTATTGGGGATTCGCCAGCCATTCTCTTTTCCGGCGGTGCGTATATGAAACCGCTGGCGTCGGTAGATCTTCATTTGCGAGCCAATGAGGAGAGCGAAAAGGTGACCTCGCTGGCAGCCGGTGAAGGGGCGAAGATCGTTGGCTTTGAAGTGCATTCATTTCCCGCTAAAGGACGCATTCAAATTACCAGCGAGCTGCCGTTGGCGCCGAATTTGGCGGCTAATAAGGGGAAAGAGCTCCCCAAACCGGGAGATACTGCCTATATCCTCTTTTATGCCGGTGAAGGCTATTTTTATGCTTGGTTTAAAAACAATTTGATCTATCTTCCTGGCTCCGGTATTTCTTCACTGCCCTTTAACGGTGACTTGGGAATTGCTCGCTTGTGGGCTGGTTATAAAGGCGTAGAAAACCGCGAAGAAGAAATGTGGTTTTGCTTGCAAAAAAGCACCGGCGAAGAGGGCTGGGTTAAATTTGCAGATCGTAATCAGTGGCAGCCGGGGACGGCAGGCAATGGCGTTTTCTTAGCGCAGCCGTAAGGTATAACTCAAAGCAGCTAGAATAGAAGGGAGGCGCGGGCATGTCGCAGCAGCCGGCCGTGGTAAAGTCAGCAGCCAGAGCGCTGGAACTTTTGGAATACGTGGTGAATGCGCCTAAAGCGCCGACCTTTCGGGTGCTTCAAGATACGCTGGATATTCCTAAAAGCTCCCTGTCCTATTTGCTGCAAGAACTGGCGGGACGCGAGTACCTGCAATACGATTCGGAACGGCGCGTTTACTCGCCCGGCTTAAAGCTTATTCGGTTAAGCGCTTCTTGCATCAATAATACCGATATGTCTCAGGAAATTTGGCAAGGCATTAAAGGCCTCAGCGAAGAATTCGGAGAAACCACTCATGCTGGTATTTTAGACGGAAGGCATATAATCTATATTTCCAAATGCGAAGGGAAAAAAGACGTCAGCATTGTGCCAACGATCGGTTATCGGATTCCGGCCCATGCCACGGCTATCGGTAAGGTTTTGTTGGCTGATTTATCGTCGGAGGAGCTGGAGGGGCGGTTGCAAAATGTAGTTTTAGAAAAATATACGGAGCAAACCATTACTAACTATGCGCACCTGGCGAAAGAACTGCGCCAGGTACGGCAAAACGGCTATGCCTTTGACAATCAGGAAATCATTGTCGGCGGCGTTTGTCTGGCGGCTCCGGTATATGACAAACACCGTAAGGTTATTGCTGCTGTCAGCCTGACTATGCCGGTACTACAGACAGAAGAGCCGTTGTTTCAAAAGGCCCTTGTTCGTGTCAAGGAAGTTGCCAACTACATCTCCATGCGTATTGGAAAAATATAAACGCCAAGGCGGCAGGAGAAGTCTTGGCGATGTAGTATATTGATAAACCATAGGACTAGTGTAAGCGGCGTACCAGTAGGTACGCTATCTGATTGTTCTTGTTTGTGAACAGTGTTCTAGTAAAAGAACAATCGGAAATAAAAGGAGGGAATTTCATGTTTAAAGGAGCCATTACTCCGGTTATTACGGTGTTTGACAAGCAGGGGAAAATCGATGCCGCCGGCAATACGCAGCACATCAACCGCCTGATCAAAGAAGGTATTAACGGCCTACTGTTCTTGGGCAGCATCGGTGAATTTTTTGCTCTTACGATGGACGAGAAAAAAGAATTTATTGATTTGGTTGTACGCGTTGTGGATAAACGCGTGCCGGTATTGATCGGCACCGGCGGCACCATCTTGACGGAAGTTATCGAGCTGACCAATTACGCGCAGCAGGCTGGCGCTGACGCGGTAGTCGTCATTTCTCCCTACTATTTTCAGCTGAACAATGAAGTCTTGTATCGCTACTATGCAGAGCTGGCGAAAAACACCACTATGCCGATTATGATTTATAACTTTCCCGACCGGACGTCGGTCAATCTGGACCCGCAGCTGGTGTTGCGCTTAGCCAAGGAATTTTCTCATATTATCGGGATCAAAGACACGGTAGACGGTATCAGTCATACGCGCAAACTCATTCAGATTGTCAAAAAAGAACGGCCTGATTTTTGCGTCATGTCCGGTTATGATGAATATATGGTGCCTAATTTGTTGGCAGGTGGCGATGGGGTTATTGGCGGCCTGACTAATGTAATTCCAGGCGTTTTTCGAGAATTGCTGGCAGCGTACGAGAAGCAGGATTTTGCCGGCGTAGCCGCAGGGCAGGCCAAAATTTCCGTGCTGATGAACCTCTACGACTTGTCGTCCCCTTTTGTGGCGGCCATTAAAGGCGGCGTAGCCGCTCAGGGCGTGAAGATCGAGACCGTTACCCAAGAGCCGTCTCTAGCGCTGCAGTCTGAACAGGTGGCGGCTATTGAAAAATTGGTGAAAAGCGTCAATGCTATGTAATACGCATCTCGCGACAAAGTAGCTTTTTCCCAGCAGCCTTTGGCAGAAAGCCTCGGCATATTTACAGAAAAACCCGGCAGGCTTTCATGCTTGCCGGGTTTTTCTGTAACGAATCTTGTTCTTTAGCACTTCCCTATTGTTCTTTAGGCTGTACTCCATTTTTCTCTTTTTTCTTCGGCATGGTACAATAGAGCAGTACATAACGAACGAGAGGAGCCGGTAATTGATGCGGCAAAAGTTGAATTTAGTGACCTTGGGAGTGCGCGATTTAGCGAAATCCCGGGACTTTTACCAAAACGGATTGGGCTGGAAACAGTCTTCGGCCAGCCAAGAGAGCATCGCTTTTTTTGATTTGGGCGGTGTAGCGCTGGCTTTGTATGCGCGAGAAGAATTGGCAGCCGATGCGACCATTTCTGCGGCGGGGACTGGCTTTTCCGGCTTGACGCTGGCCTATAATGCCAAAAGCGAAAAAGAAGTAGATGCGGTGCTGAAAGAAGCTAAAGCTGCCGGAGCCGTCTTGATTAAAGCACCTCAGAAAGTATCGTGGGGAG
This genomic window from uncultured Anaeromusa sp. contains:
- a CDS encoding DHA2 family efflux MFS transporter permease subunit is translated as MEEAMHRPERPFLISVVVSLAAFMEVLDTTIANVALAYIAGSLGASSEESTWILTSYLVANGIVLPLSGWLSSLMGRKNFFVFCILGFTAASFLCGIATSLAMLIVCRLLQGLAGGGLQPAQQAIIKDSFPPEKLGLAFAITGVTTVLAPIIGPVLGGYITDQFNWRWIFFMNVPVGILAAFLVRMLVEDPPTARKQTVPSIDYMGLGLIALGLGALQIVLDKGQQEDWFDSSFILLFAVISAVALVLAVMWLLKQEKPVVELRLLSMPSFGLPCIMMFFVGFALYSGTALLPMLVQTYYGYDATLAGLLLSPGGLVVFFLMPLVGKLVNLVQARYLVAFGMAAMAGGMWATSLLTPQSDYEMFVMVRILQTIGLPFLFIPVTTLAFSRIPPAQSSNASAIISLMRNLGGSVGIALVTNEMIHSQQREQAYLVQHLSAAEPVYNQALAAAKQALLQLGVSPNDAGPMAMGKLYQEMLHQAGILAYRDAFLFLATLLCIMAVGALFMPNNLKKKEVEAGKTAAISEA
- a CDS encoding flagellin, with amino-acid sequence MQVSSSYSSALRSYQQSSHKINNDMTQIASGKKINSAADNPAYLVILQNMEGQSRGYEQAIRNTQDTTSMLYTAEGAAGDSAAVLQDMRALSVQAGDGTLTAEDRSYLQTQMTQLSSQLTTNANGANFNGMATNNGSLAGFQAQIGANSGQTMSVGLPDLTANALGVSGVDVSTQTSAQSAIASLDAATQQLSSSRSGIGAQTNALEYTVSVLTQADENTQAATSQIGDTNTAKALMDLRNEQVKQYANIYAMKQNMTQQKSSISLLA
- the dcuC gene encoding C4-dicarboxylate transporter DcuC, whose product is MIWVGAIIVLLTFVAIVKRYETRLVLFLGGLAMAAAAGNPLAAMDAFAKAMVNEGLVTTICTVMGFSYVMSVTNCDKHLVHLLAGGLKRVKPILVPGAVVVTWVLNIALPSTAGCAAAVGAVLIPTLIRSGVHPAMAAACVMSGTFGSTMSPGLSHNPFVAKLAQVDVMTVIANHAPAVLVVLAIAAPMLAIVAYWRKEGPDAERAAAFQEDGQNFKVNLLKALIPALPLLLLVLGSKQLGVIPTVTVPQAMIIGAMLGFLATFQNPQELSKGFFKGMGDSYGDIMGIIIAAAVFTQGMQIIGLTGAMIEKMKASQDIAIYAATFGPYFLAILSGSGDAAALAFNGAVTPHAAQFGWAISDMGSLATISGALGRTMSPVAGGLIVCATIAKVNPFEIAKRTAPGMVLGVIAVLLVFSTR
- a CDS encoding phosphotransferase; translated protein: MTPVEAAEYVRQALPAFVGNSLLTFKRLAGDSRSVDGHVNEITRVATSDGRSLIVKQLMPHVKLTSQGENYELPLGRMAVEVHALRFWERLCPGTVPQIYLWDNERKLLLLEDLGRLRLLSESILERRRFPEVGKQLGRFLGQTAFYTSELFLNFEEKQLLQTTFADGQTKPFWNRLFFRNAILKPSLEQVNPLIRKELAELCALSPVRREVERLQERYAWQRQCLIHSDLHTSNIFADEREIKVFDAEYATYGPVAFDLGRLLSSLVLSYAALQAREDVAEAEKKEYQEYLLSLIEEIYQEFGTSFQNAWEDHLARNNPFQNHYNRFYRQVRFTDTLGFIACASVGRLCDAGLPFDFKELVCSQRQAVGQRLVLRLAKELLLKGKKMTEISELTACLRRLAAKAD
- a CDS encoding class I SAM-dependent methyltransferase, coding for MKKLQLETLRQEWKTEGDWKKTQEFWDLRAAEFAGKERDSSRMRSTLSYLEGKGLVCAGAAVLDIGCGPGAYALEFARRGASVVGTDISGNMLHYARNRAEEEGVLGKTEFVQAVWEAIDLKMQGWQGAFDLTFASMCPGISSVEALLALCRASRKACFLTTFARRRDIIREQLGRQFFGEAYQAPWGKTLSYTVATLFAAGYYPEVTYQQENWQWEMSLGDAVRTYAPFFKEVCSSEEELVSRLQASLLALAQDGKVEERSESLIARVYWRVDEK
- a CDS encoding IclR family transcriptional regulator, with the protein product MSQQPAVVKSAARALELLEYVVNAPKAPTFRVLQDTLDIPKSSLSYLLQELAGREYLQYDSERRVYSPGLKLIRLSASCINNTDMSQEIWQGIKGLSEEFGETTHAGILDGRHIIYISKCEGKKDVSIVPTIGYRIPAHATAIGKVLLADLSSEELEGRLQNVVLEKYTEQTITNYAHLAKELRQVRQNGYAFDNQEIIVGGVCLAAPVYDKHRKVIAAVSLTMPVLQTEEPLFQKALVRVKEVANYISMRIGKI
- a CDS encoding dihydrodipicolinate synthase family protein codes for the protein MFKGAITPVITVFDKQGKIDAAGNTQHINRLIKEGINGLLFLGSIGEFFALTMDEKKEFIDLVVRVVDKRVPVLIGTGGTILTEVIELTNYAQQAGADAVVVISPYYFQLNNEVLYRYYAELAKNTTMPIMIYNFPDRTSVNLDPQLVLRLAKEFSHIIGIKDTVDGISHTRKLIQIVKKERPDFCVMSGYDEYMVPNLLAGGDGVIGGLTNVIPGVFRELLAAYEKQDFAGVAAGQAKISVLMNLYDLSSPFVAAIKGGVAAQGVKIETVTQEPSLALQSEQVAAIEKLVKSVNAM
- a CDS encoding VOC family protein → MRQKLNLVTLGVRDLAKSRDFYQNGLGWKQSSASQESIAFFDLGGVALALYAREELAADATISAAGTGFSGLTLAYNAKSEKEVDAVLKEAKAAGAVLIKAPQKVSWGGYSGYFADPDGHLWEVAWNPYLKLDKKDALVLP